CATTTTCTGTTGAGTTGCGCCTTTCTGTGTTTCTTCTGCGAATCTTTCAGCTGCTTTGCAGTTCCagctgctctgattggctgccaCCTCAAGGCTGGGTGTATACCGGGCGGCTTTACGCCAATGCAATAAGGAGCATTATCAGCTCAGTCGCTGAGAAGATTTCCCTGCCGTCCACCACGGCATCCCGGAAAACCTCTGAATCTTGCAGTCAGGAAGTTCTGTTCGTGTTGACTCAGCTCTTCTGTCATGTGCTTCATGTGCAGGTGATGATACCTGGTCAGCCAGAGGCGCTGTTCCTATGTGCCCTGGAGATTCTGACCCAATATGAGTCTGTGCTCTCAGCATATCCTGACAGCTGCACTGCCTTGCAGGGACTCAATACACGTCACTTCTTCACTACAATCGCTGATAATTTGCAGTGTGCAGACATGAAAGCTGTTCTACACCAGAAGATAGCTCAGTTATGATACTGCACCATCTGATATTGCAACTCAATGTGTCACAGTCACACTATAAGTTTGAAATTGTTCTTTTGGTTTTCACAGAAGGAATTGAAATAAACAGTTGTGCATGGCAGATGTGTggtttaatactttttatttatctatttgctAACACTACATTAAGGTTagttaacatttaataatttactgtttgtttataattatgcTACTGTTAATTTGTGTTTGTTCATGATAAATTAACACTAAACAACAGAAATGTAGGTAAATAGTAATATTGTTTAGTAGCTGATGTAAAATTATTATCTCACATTTAGttcatgaaatttttttttaatttactactatttatgtgtataaagtaaGACAATACAGTGATTGAAGACTTTTACAGCAAACAACTGCAACTgaatgaaaagtttttttttttattatacaatcaCATATAAGAAATATTACGCAACCCTTTAAAGTTCACTAGAATAATAACTAGGCTTTTATCATCAAACATATCCATCCAAAGTTTTCAAAATGATGATATTACATTAATACATTGCAAATACAGTAAAGATCCCAACCCTGGTGTGCAAGAAAATAAGTCATTTCTTGGGAAACTGGGGTATATGTTTAAGGGATGGTTCATGCAAagtgaaaagtctgtcatcattcacttgtttcaaacatgagTTTCTTCAGTTGAAAACAAATTCTATTGGAAAAtgatggtaaccattgacatccatagtatttattttcataccAAGAAAGTTTTAGTTACCATGTTTGGGTAAGCAGCAAAACCACTGTGGCTCTTTTAATCGTTgattaaaaaactatttgtacCTCACGACACAGGAAGCACTGAATAGCTAATGCTATGATGCGTAATGATTGGGAACATGGAAATCTTGTGAACTGGTTCAGGGTGTCATTTAGCAAAATCATTTTGATTATACTTGCTGCATCATCATCTGCGGACATGTCACATGATCGTTCATTCAAGATGGAGATTTATTCATAAATGATCGTTCTTTGAGCATGATGCAGCAGGCACTTTGAGAAGTACTGAGCAAGTTTGAGAGTAACTCAAAAATCTAATTATGATTTATATGCAGATGATCTGTTCATCTTTAACAGTGACATTAATGAATTCCTTTCCAAAcagttattatattcattatatagaCACAAAAATGATACAGTAAATGCTTCAGTTCATGGAGAGCAGTACCTCATTAGctgttgtacacacagacataacaggcccgtagccagttAATTAaatggggtggttcttttttttttttttcaaaagtggagctttttgcagttattctccttaatttctattaaattatgagggtcaaatattgcattttagtgacattttaagcactaatctttgctgcattagcttgtcggatggtgatcataaccattctttttgatgcaacaaaaaattTCCAACAATTTTGCCAAAGTGCTTACCCTAGTATTTTaccacaaaatgtttatttagaaatgtgcatttaaacagtaagttattacagttttataaataatgttatgagattagaatttttaatttaaaagttttaataaagtatgaaaaaatacttatttttaaatacaaatttattttcaagcatgattaaaataaatgatgaatcTGTTcgattaaaaaaacaactaaaaaaacattacaaactgtagcctgtaggtaaataacaaactggccagctcatttccagTCAGAATTtctaaatttgaataattaaaaattaaatatgtctTAATATTGCCTTCTTCTATCAgaaattttcaaaagttatgcaaATTCTTTAAGTTATACAAATTCTGCACTTTGTCAGTGAGGGATGGGTCTTTCGAACAACGTCAcctccccctggctacgggcctgcataAATGTCCATATCTGAAATAACACCTGTCAGAAACTCCCCATTTTCACATGTAGATCACCGGATCTTTGTGGAGGCAGCAGCAGGAGGCAATCAGGATGAGAGGCAGATGTAGGAAAGGAGGGATGTGACGTCAATTTCTGCAATGCTGTACTTTAAATCCCCAGATAAGAGCTTAATCTGcacaaaataaaagtgtaaacaTGAAGCATTTGATACTGGAGCAATGAATAAGCAGTGCTTTGATTTGGCCTTGTTTAGGTCTGTTTGATTAAAAGGAAAACTCTCCAGGACTAGATATATATCCCTCATATTCAAGTCACATACAGATGCTTCTGTTCTTCAAAGCTATGCCTCACCTTTTTGCTGCTTTTCGACctagaataaaagaaaatgttaagAAGATTAGACATGGCTCAGGTAAAGGAAATAATTCATGTGTGATCAgtaaataagttaaatatataatttgattattatagattaatatttcaattaaatcatttactcacaaaACGTTCTTGTGTCAAgcacaatattttgaagaaagttgaaagcctgtaaccattgacttccatggtatttgtatttttttatggaCTTTCACCTTTcttcacaatattttaaatattcaacagaagaaagaagttcaaacatgtttggaaccacttgtgaGTAAATAACGAGTACAATTTCACTTCTGGGTGAACGATATCTTTACGTTTATGTTGATTAatgcatacattttattaaaattcattATTGATTGTCGAATCTTTCTCGATTCTTTTTATAATCGATTTTTTCTTGccaaaaaatgttttacaaagaAGAATGAAGTTAAAATTTAAGTTTCCCAATGCACTTtttgtaaaatttaatttattttaatacaaatattacaaaatgtttacaaaaaatattaagcaatAAAAAACTCTAAAGTTATATCTGGTTATATTTAATaatccatttatttttataatgttattaaattttgttttgtatcTTTGTTTGTAATAAACAAAGTTACAAATGAGTGCATCAAACTAGTGATATCCTGAAGTCACACTGAAGTAAATTTTCTACTAATATTTTAACTGCTGTAACATTCAGTAATTTGTTGTAATATTTGATCTAAAATCATTGCTGTTCTCTAATTTGTATTACTGTGTTGTCCACAAAATATAGggttttagttattttgtaaaaACACTGCTACACTAGCGTGgtataggtaggcccacacggaatctgtgcgcgcagaaatcCTCAGATTTCCACAgctttttagcccatcattgagcttctttatttacatgtgtaaatgtgtgtacatttaaatttattctgtttttaaatgaatttcagtaatgttattgactaatgaaaatgttcaaatttgtttttttttacaatacagtttgtacagtaatactttctgtattttagtagatatattatataaaagacttgctttgtttagcaaTTCAAGTGGATCTcattggatttgcactgtaaacattaaataaaagttaaaaggtattattttttatttaatatattacgtttttagttatgatactcccaaaatcatttcgcataaatctgcagattttaacaaaattctgcgcagaaatagcaaaaactgttcacagattctgtctggcccttggTATAGGACAATAACTGAAATTGCTTTAAACTACAAAGTCTAcattattttctgaaaaaaaaaaagggtttataaattgttctctcaTTTGGATCTTATTTGGTTTGCTATTAATTACTATTTCAGGGTAAAGAAGGAAAGAAAATGTAACattaaacataatataaaatggGTGACGCATAATAAAGTAATTTGTAATCAATTAATTTCTTACCTGCAAGAAAACGTGGAACATAATGCATCATTAACAGCATGGACAATATAAACCCAATGACTGTAAAATACCATATAGTAGAGTCAGTTTCTGtaatcaaaaaacaaaatgctgtatttaatagtgctgtaaatattatataatggTATATTAGGTTTACCACCTAATGGTTAGTTGTAATATTTAACATAAAGAACCTTTAGGGACTTTACGTTTGAACAAATAAATCAGGTTCACCTGTAACTATAAGGAAAAAACTCTTTTTGATTGGGTTGAGCAAAGACTTatgggaaacactgcaggtgtACTGATAACCAGAGTTCTCCAAGCCAGGCTCTAGATAGAGGAAAGCTGAGATCGAATATGTGCCATCTTGATTAAGTCGATGACTGGAGTGCCGAACACTCAGAAACGAAGGCATAGGGTTTTCTCTGTGTCTCTCAAGATACCACTCAATGTTTACATCCAGGGGATAGTAGCCTTCTGCATCACAGATCACCTTCTTGTCCTGACCAGCTGCCATAGACAAGGCGTCGGGTACATTAAGAGACACACGAGGCTGTTCTGTAGAGTAaaagacacacacgcacgcacgcacgcacgcacgcacgcacgcacgcacgcacgcacacacacacacacacgtttgtgaAAAGTGaatacattacataggtttccattcattttatactgtccaaaccgtatattgtattgccctcaccctaccctacccctaaacccaaccatcgcaggagacagtgtgcagatttactctctgattaaactcatcttgtgggatttataagctttttgagaaatgaggacgtcaccaatgtcctcatatttcacctcctttttgtaatacctgtgtcatacctatgtcattatacagatttgtgtcctgatatgtcacaaaaacatgtacacacacacacacacacacacacacacacacacacacacacacacacacacacgcacacgcacgcacacacacgcacacacacaaatgtaaaatTTGGGTTTAATATAAAAGTGAATAAATACTTAGTAATATCTGaaaatgcattttcttttagGTGATTTATGTTGTATCGAATGTAAAAGGCACTGACTTCAACAATAAATATAAACTGGATAAAGCATTGGcatcacacaaacaaaaaactcatctaaataaaattatacatttgagTTTCGTTAAACATGCaggattttttcccctttttttatcTTAGTTCAACTGATCTATTTTGTTaaacatgcagtttttttttttttcttagatcTATTGCCTCTTTTTCAGTGATTTAGAGAAGGTTGTTTATGCCTTCATCTCTACTCGTCTGGATTACTGCAACGCATTGTATCTGGAAGTGAATCCGACTTCTTTCTCTGGCCTGCAGCTGGTCCAGAAGTCAGCTGCTATTAAAGATATCAGCTGCTTTTAACTGGCACAAAAAAGTGACCTTATTACACCTGTACTGATTTCACTACATTGGTTACCAATCCTTTTCAGAATTCagtatgaattattgttatatatttttaaatctattcaTGACCTGGCCCCAAGTATATTTCTGACCCAATATGTCTACGTAAACCCCTGAGATCTGTTCGCTCAAAGGATCAACTATGTCTGCATGTTCCACGATTACACTTGAAATGtgtaggggtgcccaaactttttcgtatgaagggtcaaaaaaacaaatatcattgagagccatgggcTGAAAGTAAATATgccaaattatattacattaaagttgccataggtCATTTCCTAacttattttatatactttttaaaaataaataggaaacatttctttaaattgtatattatgcagtacatatttttataacttattaaacaaacaatcacatttatagcaCAGTACAGTTTAATGCTACATATACTAGTCAATGAGAATCTCCCTGTGCCttcatttgctcactgatgtctctcTACATTTTCCTCTATCCaacgggtgacagtatgtacattttgtaaaaatctgattcatctttactgaaacatttaatttgcattagctttttgtagcttggcaaacaaacaaacaaacaaacaaacaaacaaacaaaagattacattaaattataaatgaCTCTTTAAACCAAAATATCTCTCAAAACCATCTTCATTATTCTCCCGCTCTTTTAAGATgagatggcgggccaaatcaaaggttatcatgtgCCAATGGACCCTAGTTTGAGCATTCCTGTATGTAGATAATGTTATGCCTGAGCAGAGcatatttattgattgttttctttttaaattgaatGCATTCAagtctattttttaaattaaagacatttatttatttatttatttatttttattatgaacaTTTAAGTCCAATGacttaaaaaaattttaacttgGCACTGCTATTTTTTTCCATCACTGAAATATTGGTATAGTAAAAAGTGACATACcattaaatgttacatttattgaTAAAACTGATCTTACCACTTATGCTAAGAGGAATATCATGGCTGCCGTTGAGTGGAGGAATCTTCACAGAGCAGACATACGTTCCCTCACTGCGTTTTCTGGTAGGCTGAAGTTTAAGTGATGCATTTCCACCTtcaatggccttcacagtcactcCACTGCCTTCACTCTTTCCAGTGAGGCTGGAgtagctaaaaagctttatgtgCTTGCCATGACGCTGCAGTTTCCACTCCACTGTTACTTTAGGCAGTTTATCATCCACTGCAAACTGACAGTGCAGCTCTGGCTCCTTTAAGAATCCCACCTCAACAGAGGGTGTACGGGTCAAAACAACCATTGCAGCTGGAAACATAAGGATGACAAGatgacaataaattaataaaaattaagtaaatctcCCATTAAATACTAAATTCTCAtcaagggcgtcatggtggcgcagtgggtagcaaagtcgcctcacagcaagaagactgatggttcgagcctcggctgggccagttggcatttctgtgtggagtgcatgttctccccgtgttggcgtgggtttcctccgggtgctccggtttcccccacaaatgtccaaagacatgcactataggtgaattatataagctaaattgtctatagaatatgtgtgtgaatgagtgtgtgtgtgtgtgtgtgtggatgtttcccagtgatgggttgcagctgcaagagcatcaactgtgtaaaacatatgctggataagttggcggttcatttcactgggGCCCctcgattaataaagggactaagccgaaaagaaaatgaatgaatgaatatttctcaTCAAGGTAGTGTTTTCAGGCTTTTttgatttgctaaaaaaaaaagcaatatacAACTGCCTAAATATGACAAAGAACGTTATAATCTTTCTGTATTTTacaagctaaataaaaaaaactactgcCAAATTAAGAAAACGACAACCAATTCGATTTTTTGCATTCAAAATGTGAATAATGTTGTCAGCGCCAATGGcatagtggttagtgcatcaacACATGCACTTCGGTGCTCACAGCAACCAGAGtttatgccgatccttcccctctctctcccCTCTATTCAtctatgtattatttaaaaaaaatttaaataatgttctgTTCATTAGAgaatgtttttgtgtttatattaatTCAAAAATGATAACTAcaagaaataaattattttttacaagttTGATTGAACTAGTTAcactattaagaaaaaaaatgacaacagccaaatCTATTTTGTACTTtagaaaaaatatcaatattatcaATGTTCTATTCATTAAAACCAACTATACTTCTCATCAAAACAGAGCCTTTTCAAAATGTTGATACTTATTCTAAAGTAATAACTGTAAGAATACAATCTTTTTAAGGATAAATTAGTAACATTACTTGCATATCAATGATTGTTCATATAAAGGCAACAACCTTTTCTTTTACATTGAAAATGTAATTGATGCAGGacgatggcctcacagcaagagggtcactggttcagttggcatttctgtgtggagtttgcatgttctctccgtgtttgcatgggttccctctgggtgctctggtttcccccacagtccaaagacatgcactgtaggtgaattgaatatgctaaattggccttagtgtatgtgtgtgaatgcaagagtgtatgggtgtttcccagtgttgggttgcggctgaaagggcatccgctacgaaaaacatatgctggataagttggtggtctaTTCCgatgtggagaccccagattaataaagggactaagccgaaaaagaaaatgaatgaatgaatgaatgaatgtaattcaTGCTCTATTTTTTCAAGTGATGTTATTCTCAACAtataaagtttttaataaaaacacgtTGTTAATATCTCATGTACATTTGATTAGttaactgatgttttttttctcctgtttttaAGAAGG
This genomic interval from Danio aesculapii chromosome 15, fDanAes4.1, whole genome shotgun sequence contains the following:
- the si:ch211-108p6.4 gene encoding tapasin-related protein isoform X2, translating into MFWTFAGLVLALLCLGVSGSQSLRDVQWLRCRFMDEKVHLNEEGHVETEYIHRESVLQFGKDGDSALHPAITLLVTGSEVDMRHYLEGSVDMIQCEIRRYSTGGIVMRWPVAGAQEYDVWFTCTLRHTQGLVITTFLRHTPATPAQGKLDFLQWMKISDGDLLTTSAAMVVLTRTPSVEVGFLKEPELHCQFAVDDKLPKVTVEWKLQRHGKHIKLFSYSSLTGKSEGSGVTVKAIEGGNASLKLQPTRKRSEGTYVCSVKIPPLNGSHDIPLSISEQPRVSLNVPDALSMAAGQDKKVICDAEGYYPLDVNIEWYLERHRENPMPSFLSVRHSSHRLNQDGTYSISAFLYLEPGLENSGYQYTCSVSHKSLLNPIKKSFFLIVTVIGFILSMLLMMHYVPRFLAGRKAAKRLSSYLGI
- the si:ch211-108p6.4 gene encoding tapasin-related protein isoform X1; this translates as MFWTFAGLVLALLCLGVSGSQSLRDVQWLRCRFMDEKVHLNEEGHVETEYIHRESVLQFGKDGDSALHPAITLLVTGSEVDMRHYLEGSVDMIQCEIRRYSTGGIVMRWPVAGAQEYDVWFTCTLRHTQGLVITTFLRHTPATPAQGKLDFLQWMKISDGDLLTTSAAMVVLTRTPSVEVGFLKEPELHCQFAVDDKLPKVTVEWKLQRHGKHIKLFSYSSLTGKSEGSGVTVKAIEGGNASLKLQPTRKRSEGTYVCSVKIPPLNGSHDIPLSISEQPRVSLNVPDALSMAAGQDKKVICDAEGYYPLDVNIEWYLERHRENPMPSFLSVRHSSHRLNQDGTYSISAFLYLEPGLENSGYQYTCSVSHKSLLNPIKKSFFLIVTETDSTIWYFTVIGFILSMLLMMHYVPRFLAGRKAAKRLSSYLGI